attctcatagtacagaagtgatttattaaaaaaacaaaaaaaaacatgtaggatattgcttgaactgcagctttaaagtaacACTTAAATCACACGCTCCTGCTGTTTTCACCATCAGTCCATGCTACAATCACGACACGACTGAGGCTTCCGAGGGGTGACAGGCCACTGCTGCATTGGATATTATTAAATACATACTTGCTAAAGATGAAAGAAATGAAACCTCTACTTAAACAATGGTGGGAAGAGGACATGGAATGAAATGCTCTCACCAACTGGCCCCGGGTCAGAACCATAAATGACATCACGAGAAGTGACACTTTGGCAGCAGAGATGCAAGACATTAAACATGGAAGCGCACACAGGAAAACCATGCAGCCCATTAGCTGACATGTTTTAGCTTgaataatgtattgatatttaggCCTTTCTTGATATATTAAACATACAGTCATTACCTTACATGAAAACAAATCTGATTCAGCGTAAGGGCCATTATTCTATATCAATTGACTTGAAGGGAGACTATCAGCCGGTTTGGGGGGTACAGAATAAAgccctaaagcaggggtggctaactccagtcctcaagggccaccaacaggccaagttttcaggatattcctgcttcagcagaggtggctcaaagacctgtgctgaagcaggaatatcctgaaaacctacctgttggtggcccttgaggactggagttggccgccctgccTTCAAATATAGGCTGTCTTTAGCAAAAGCAATcccaatcatttttttttgtacctccttaaagaataaaaataaaataaatatagtcTGTACCTGACATCCAAGTAGTGAATAGAAGACAACGAATCGGGGGAATACAGATCTGCCAGGGCCACCAATCCTTCATTTCCTACGGAGAACAAGGCGTTCAGAAGACAAGGGCATCACCAATCATTTGTCCTCTGTCCTAGTGGAACAGTCACAGTGCGGGAGTCTGCCAGACTGGGACAGGACTGATTTCTCCATACATGAGATCAGCCAAGAATATATCTTGCTCCTGCCACACTGTCTGCACAGCTATCGTTATGCAGGCACTTTATAGGTGCAGTCCCActatctttattttactatgaCCCTCTGCTAGCAAAGGGATTACGCATTACAAGACAGAGGTTACACGTGGTTCACAAGAGGTTACACGTGGTTCACAAGAGGTTACACGTGGTTCACAAGAGGTTACACGTGGTTCACAAGAGGTTACACGTGGTTCACAAGAGGTTACACGCAGATGACGGCTTTCACTTTATGGCTGAAGATGAGACGATTTCAAGGctaaataataaaatatgctatattgtctatatacatatatattcagcatgtaactagttaaaatcAGTAATTTAGTATTAcgttagaaattatattggaaaattaTTAGCTGCCTCCGCAAAGATAAGAAGATAAATCAGTCTGAAGACAGGCAGGTGCAAACATGTTTTGTGTGACTTAAGAATACACCTTGTTTTATTCATTTACATTGTAGAATGAAACTTGGTATGGTTAATGTCTGCTGAATTGAATATTATAGGATCAGGAGTTTGGAATCAAAAGTTAGTTAAATAGTTAGTAGTAAAAGACAATACAATCGAGATCAGTCTTAAAAGATTAAAAACATAGATCTATAGTTACCTAGTGACATAATAAAGAGAGTTGTGTAAATcaaagtaaatattgctaaaGGAAGAACAGTGTTCTAATGTAGGTGAGTGACTAAGAAGATTGGACTGACCGTGAGAAAAACAGGTGATTGCTAAAATGTGTAAGAGTGTATTTggatttatagaattcagaatGATTTAACACCACCAAGCTAAGGATTCTCCCCCCTATAACTAAATTCTATATGCCTGAAACCCCCACGTCACTGGCTGAAATGAtgctttctattgtctctgaataaattgagaaaagaaccggaccgtggactatttgatatattgaaaggtgggacatttattcGCCCACATATAATGAGCTAAATGTTCAACAGCAGTTTAATTATTATATGAAGCAGATTAACTAACCTGTATCTATAACATAGTCCTTTATTAACTCTTCAATAACAAACAAAAAGATGATTCCGCATCACCATTTCCCCCATTGATTAAACGTAAGGTTTTTATACCTTATTTTTTGAAGTTATTCTCTCTGCAGATTAGTTACATTAATTAAAGATGCATTTGACCTGCCTTTGCCTTTTTTCTCTATATAATATAACCCAGACAGTGCAGCAGAAGGCAGCACCCCTCCGACCGACAGTGAAGGGTTTAACATGCAGACACAACAGTAAACTGATCACGTGGTGGTAGTAGTAGTCGTTGTAATAATCGTCACAGTCGTCGTATAATGCAGTACCGAGTCGGTTTCCGCAGAGCTTCAGGATCTTTACAGAAGGTTTTCTCTTCAGCGCGCTGATAAACTGAGCGAGGAATTCCTCTGTGTCTTTCTCAAACAGGCGGCAGAACGAAAACTTGACTTCTACGCAATGACAAGAGGAAGCCTTTCATATACGCTCCTACCCAATGACGGGGGTGAAACTGATAATAAATTAAGGCAAAATAGAGGGGCAATTTAAACTTGGTTTGGAGGCCAATAGTTATGGCTGCTGCCTACAAATGAAAACAAGAAAGAGGTTAAGTGCACTCACTGGATCTATATAACAGCCTCGAGGGCACAGAGACCGTCCCCCATAGGGGAGACATATAATGCAGGACACATCCTCCAAAAACAAGAAGGAACCGGCGCTCCAGAGGTCTTCATGCAAAAAGGATTTTAATCCACACAGTATGTGTCCTGCTGCCTACAAATGACATCACAATGTCACGGTGGCGGCCTCCTGGCCTGCAGGTTATTCTTGTCACTTTCTGTATACTTGTTTTGTTAATAAGGACTGAACATATCCCTGGGATCCTAAGCATCTTGCTGCACGAATACATTGTATTTTACCAATGATTTACACTGCGAGTCCCAACATGCAGTAGATAGAGGCTTACTGTACCTTCAAGGCTGCAATTCTTCAGTAAGAGCACAATTTCATTGTGTGTATCGGTCAGTTTCATATCGTGGAAGCTCAGCCTCCTCAGCGCCGGGTTATATTCTGCAATGAACAAGAAGACGGAAACGTAAGAGCGAGGCGAGAAACTGAAATGCTTCGCAGGGCCGGTGCAACCACTAGAGGTCGCCTGGGAGGCACATTTTGGAGGGGTACGAAGGGTGATGGGGGCGGAAGCACAACTTGCTTGAGGCAGAGCAGTCGCAGAGCGGAGGCGGCGGCCGGCCTTGAAGAGCGGGACAACTTCTGGTGCCAGGGAGAACCTCCACAGCCCGGGAACGCATTTtaatgggtgggggaggtgagagagaagggggttggggggtgtGAGAGATTGAAGAGGGGGTGACGAGAGGATGaaaggtggggatgggggggtcaAGAGAGGatgaaaggtgggggaggaggggcgagaggatgaaaggtgggggaggaggggcgaaAGAGGatgaaaggtgggggaggaggggcgagagaggatgaaaggtgggggaggaggggcgagAGAGGATGAAAGGTGTTGGGGGGGCAAGAGAgtatgagagaaaaaaaacatggTGGAAGGTTCAAGAAAGCAAACATGTCTCAAACCTCCAGGTGGAAGGTAAGACACCATGAAGTCCCCAAATTGGATGCACTCGACACACCTATGTTTCAGTGATATAGTCTGTAATGGTGTGAGAGTCCATAAtggtacagtatacacatacttCCTTTCAATTACTGCTCACCAGCAGGTTTACGGTGTTTGTTCTATATACCAAATACATGGGGATGGGGGAGGTAGctgctcttgctacagtctaggAGTGGGTAGGTGCCAGGAGCAGTAGAGTATCAGTGAAGTAAAACCTGCAGGTGCAAGGGACAGAAgctcctaccaactagcactgagACCCAGGTGATGTATTGGTATGATGACGAGTAtgttaaaacataactttatttcatgttgTAAAATAATAGTGGCCAGAAAACAAACAGGTGTATTTCCATGTGATACAAAAATACTGGATGTGGGCTAATGTAGATAAAGTCTAGCTACAGGCTAGGTAGCCCCAATAATCCACAGTGGTACATGAACTGTTGCGGGTACATCAGTGCCATATATGGTTAGTAATTCCTTGGGAATGGGACAATCTCTTCCAGTAGACTGGTGGTGCCTATAACTAGGCGTCAACCAACCAAATGTAGCTTAAGTTGATATGATAGGCCTAGCTCAACAGAATGCCTATACAAGAACACTTAGTTTATATAAAAGGTGCCGGACAGTATAGGCACTGGCATAGTTAGGGATAGTACACTGTGGCAGCATACGGGTACTCCAGTATAAAATATGGTGGATACATAGGTGTGTCGAGTGCATCCGATTTAGGGACTTTATGGTGTCTTACTTTCCACCTGGAGGTTTGAGACATTTTTGCTTTCTATTATACCCCTTCCCCTAATACCCTATAATCAAGTACAGGAGTGTGGATATCTTCTCtattgttgtttgtttttaataaactTCCCACATCTGGTGTTTTCCCAGCCAGGGAGGCGAATGTCACCCAATGTTACCTGCAAGCGTACGCAGCACACATCTCAGATCCTCTTGGCATGAAAACGTAGCGTTGTCCAGGGAGAGCTCAGACAGGGAAGCAGATGCTTTCAGCACGGATATCAGGTGTTCGGCCCGCAAAGGATCCTGGGGGAATCTGATATCCAACTGCTTTAAGCGATGGTCTgcaaatacataatatatatattcatatacatgAGACTGTGCGTGTACATTTGTCATCCAGGGCTAAAAGAGTTCAAAGGATTATTGTTGATGATGATTAGAGATATTAGTCATCTATTGCACTGTGTTCATATATTAAACCatggctggccaactccagtcctcaaaggccaccaacaggtctgttttaatgttttcaggatatccctgcttcagaacaagtggctcaatcagtagctcagttgtTGGTGGTCGAGATCACCGGGGAAACCCCAGGGACTTAATATAAGATTTGCACATCAAGGTTAGAAGGCAGAAGAATTAAAGTTGATCATCACGTACATTGTTAATTATAAATGTTTTCTGCTCTCCCCTTTCTGCATCCCTCCAGAAAATATTAGCGAAAATAataagtaaaaataaatacaaaaatggaCAAACTTTTTGCCGTTACACAATTCTTAGTGAAATATTCACAAAGCAAAGTGTCTACAATGTACCTCTCTAAAGATGATGGTAAACCCACACTGGCAAGTAGTGGGGGGCATGAAAAATGGTACTGCTTATTTTTCAGTCCTATAaaggcaggagtgcgcaaactttccccgctgcacccccctgtctgttctcccctccctgctcgtgccccctccttaccttgacttcggcatcacgttgccatggcacatgacccccgcggcatcatttgaagcgtcgccgaagacaaggtaagggaagttggaggcctcacacgatccccttGCGTCTACAACCGCTGCGCGCCCCTTGGAAAATCTTGAGCCCGCCCTGGAgagcgcacccctgctataaggtTTCAGCCAAACTGTCTCTACCAAAAGAACCTGCAATTCACTGGTCAACCACCGAGCCCTTTTACTGGACGACATGAGACCTTACCTGTGAATTCTGCTAGATTCTCCTCAGATTTCTCCTTCTCGGTATGGTTCTCCAGGTCATAACTGAGAGAGAGAAGCtgaagggaggggaaggtggtCAGGATAGTGTGGGCCAGATTCAGAGTGGGAACATAGGCTGTGAAATCGCTCATGGAGAGTACACCAAGACAGCAGCCGGGGCATCGGGACAGAGCCGAGAGGGCTTCCACCACGTGGAAGATGTTGGCGCCCAGATCTGAAAAGGAGCAGAAGGCGGAGATCAGGGCAGCACGGGGCTCTGCAATAAAGACAGCAGAGCGCTCAGGTTTGCCTATTCAGAATACTACAAGGTTATGGTAAAGGAATATACCAGCGCCAAGCGTCTTTCTCCAGCAATTTCAACCCGTCTCGGCGTGTCGATGGCAGTCTGGTAACATTGTATCATTGCCACGTTCCCTTGTAGCACTTGCTTATGTCCTATTTTActatgtgtttattttatttcttgcTAAAGAATCTTTTTGAAGTTTGCGCTGGTACATTCCTTTACCACTTCTATCTTGATGTTCTTGAGCTAACATTTATTTACTAGCTGCACCTTCTAGAGCATTTGCTCATACCAATTGGGTTAtttggttaacccattaatcacttTATAATAATGGgacaaggagtggctcagtgagtaaagacactagcacttcgtttgaagcaggggagcttggttcaattcccggtgtcggttccttgtgaccttgggcaagtcactttatctccctgtgcctctggcaccgaaaaatagattgtaagctccacggggcaggcacctgtgcctgcaaaatgtctctgtaaagcgctgcgtaaaacttgcagcgctatacaagaacatgctattattataatattGTTACTTATCACAATGTAATGTTGAGCGCACTTTTTTACACCTTTCCACTATAAGgtgatgtatcaaagtctccctgcAAATCTCAGCCTGACTTGGAGTGAAAAAATCCCTGCCGGATTTTAATTAACGGAAACAAGCCAATTGCTTTCAATTGGAcgatttcctttgataaatccggTACCGTTTGTGTttcatttttgagaaaaaggcTCCCAGGTTTATGAAAAAAGATAAGAGATCCTCAACATGAATCTCGGTTTCCCAAGACGTAAAAGTAGAGGTTCTTCAAACGATCCAACATCACCCCACTCAGATCCCGGTAAGCAGTAACATGCCACCGCAACCTACCAGACCAGGAGGGTCAGAGATAAGTTACGTTTCCCAATGGACAAAAATGTGCATCAAGGGCGCAGTCTGTTTACAGTACAGGGGTGCTGGGAGTTCAAGGAAAACTATCTTTGCATTataccccctcctcacccctacaGAGACCAGAGGAGAATTGTAACACATTCATTGCAAATGCTTCCCAATATATTTTATGAAGTATTGTATTACACAAAAAAATTTTTGGGACTGGTCTCTGCATTATAACCACCTCCTCACACACTACAGAGAACACTCAAAAAAGGTGTTTCCCAATACAATAGTTCATCAAATATATCAAGCCCTGTTCAGTAACAGAGGCTAGCAATGCCTTAGCAAGCATTTGCAATGattggtcaactccagtcctcaagggccaccagcaggtcaggttttaaggatatccctgcttcagcacagatggcaagatcagtggctcagtcaacgactgaactGTGGGTGGTTCTtggggactgaagttggccacccctgcgttAAATCCTCCTCCGGGCGAGGGATCTGCCATTCACTGAAAAGCAAAAGCATGCATCTGCTCCCTACCATTGTATGCCATGGTCAGTCTTTCCAAGGACACCCACGAGCAGAGGAGGTGACACAGAATTCGGCAGGAGCTGACAGTGAGGGGGATGTTGTGCAAATTCAGGGCTCGTACGCTCCGGAAATGATGGGCTGATTCCAGAGATGGCACCCCGATGCTCCTCTCCTCCATGGAAGACACCTCCTCTAACGAGGGCGCTGCATCCAAGTCTGAGGGCTTCCCCTTGGCACTTTCCTTTGATCTGTTGCATATGTCCAAAGCCTTCTCCTCCCCCATAGTGGGAACACTGAAAACAAAGTCGTACAGGTCATCCGGCTCCGATCTGGAGCTGCCCGGACACTCCAAACCAGACTTGAGATTTTTCCTTGAGGTAGATGCTACTTTACTGCCGGAAGCAGTGGAAGGCAGCTTAGAGTTCTGACACGTTACTTTCCTGGAGTGGGGGCTTCTTGATAGTCGAAGTATTGGGGTTCGAGTCTCTTCAGCACTGTTGGTTTCAGAGAGGCCTGTGACAACATTCTGGCTGATGTTAAGGGGCTGTAGGCTTAACGAGGCACTTTGGTTGCCCACTGCCTCTTCCGTGCGGTGCCTGGAATGCATGTCGGGGGGATCTGTAGTGCTTGCGTTTTGCTGCAGGTCCGTTTCGATCTTGCTTGCCTGGAAACACTCGCTGCTACTGCTAGACGTTTTTTTGGAGCAAAATGCACAGGGGTAGTTTCTGTGTTTCTTCCAGAACCCAGCACTGATGCTTAGAATCAAGACCAAGAGGTTGGTGTCAGGGGAAGGCCAGGACAGCAGCGACACTTTGTTGACCTGGCCGTGGTGAATGAGCCGGTGAAGAAGCGACCTCAGTGACCTCTGGGTGGCCGGATCTGAAGACCGCAGGTGGAGGAATTTCAGTGTTTCCACAGACTGGGCAAGGCTTTCCAGGACCGTGGGTGTCAGCTCCGATACTCCCTGCTGCTTGTTGCTGATGGTGAGCTCAGACACGTGCCGAGAACTGTGCACCAGGGGAGAAAACCGCT
Above is a genomic segment from Ascaphus truei isolate aAscTru1 chromosome 10, aAscTru1.hap1, whole genome shotgun sequence containing:
- the LRRC41 gene encoding leucine-rich repeat-containing protein 41; translation: MEEAVEDAGGTLSSTLFELCARAVNANMETLEQEVWGLPAVILQGILPLMNIYYLERIEQAAVKKGLSTQSIWCKLWNDVMKSKPSRFGTVTCWRKKFLEAFFHNVLRGILDVSSDRRLNDQRFSPLVHSSRHVSELTISNKQQGVSELTPTVLESLAQSVETLKFLHLRSSDPATQRSLRSLLHRLIHHGQVNKVSLLSWPSPDTNLLVLILSISAGFWKKHRNYPCAFCSKKTSSSSSECFQASKIETDLQQNASTTDPPDMHSRHRTEEAVGNQSASLSLQPLNISQNVVTGLSETNSAEETRTPILRLSRSPHSRKVTCQNSKLPSTASGSKVASTSRKNLKSGLECPGSSRSEPDDLYDFVFSVPTMGEEKALDICNRSKESAKGKPSDLDAAPSLEEVSSMEERSIGVPSLESAHHFRSVRALNLHNIPLTVSSCRILCHLLCSWVSLERLTMAYNDLGANIFHVVEALSALSRCPGCCLGVLSMSDFTAYVPTLNLAHTILTTFPSLQLLSLSYDLENHTEKEKSEENLAEFTDHRLKQLDIRFPQDPLRAEHLISVLKASASLSELSLDNATFSCQEDLRCVLRTLAEYNPALRRLSFHDMKLTDTHNEIVLLLKNCSLEEVKFSFCRLFEKDTEEFLAQFISALKRKPSVKILKLCGNRLGNEGLVALADLYSPDSLSSIHYLDVSSNCIKPDGLLQFARKLEGCGKIKLRHLSLSQNLLDRDPMMAQEALHSLEGVCCVVSDTWASAQAFAEHVSVM